The genomic DNA CGCCTGCACGACGGCGAAGTCGGCGGCCTCGAGGTTCTGCACCGCCGTCACGACCTCGAGCTGCGTCCCGACGCCGGCCTGGAACCGCACGGTAGCAATGCGCAGGGCCTCCTGCGCCGCGGTGAGTCCGATGCGGGCCGACGTGAGCTGCTCCGCGGCCTGCTGGAGGTTCAGGTAGGCGGCGCGCACCTGCTCCTCGACCGTCTGCCGCGTCTGCGCGTCCTGCACGTGCGCCAGCGCGAGCTGCTGCCGCGCCTGCTCGACCTTGGCCCGGGTCAGCCCGCCGTCGAAGACCGCGAGCGTCAGCTGGATCGTCCCGGCCCACCCGACCGGCGCGTTGGTCGTCAGGTCGTTGGTCACGATTGACGGGCCGCCCGTGATGCTGATGTTGGGCCGCAACCCCGCCGCGGCCAGGTCGACCGCGGCCTGCCCGGCCTGGATCGCCGCCTGCGCCTGCGCGATCTCCGGCCGCTGCCGGAGCGCCTGGGTCACGAGCGCCTCCACGTCCGCCGGCGGCGCCGGGAGCCCCATCGGCGTCGTCGTATTCAGCGGGGAGGAGATCGGCACGTTGATGACCGCCGCCAGCTGCTGCTCGGCCGCCACCGCCGCGGCCTTCGCCTTGGTCAGGTTCTGCTGCGCCTGCGCCAGCTGGACCTGCGCCTGCAGCAGATCGAACTGCGGGGACGTCCCCACGCGCACGCGCGCATCGGTCACGCGCACGTTTTCCTGCGACGCGTCCACCGCCCGCTGCGCCGCGGCGACCTGTCCTTCGCTCTGCTCCAGGTTGTAGTACGCCTGCCGCACCGCCAGCACCACCTGCTCCGCCGTCGCCGTGAACGCGCTCTCCTGCCCGCGCAGGTTGGCCCGCGTGATCGCCAGCTGGTCTTGGAGCGCGTTGCCCGTGTACAGCGGGTACTGGAAGTTCAGCTTGAGCGCCCAGGGGGGCGTCGTCGTGCCGGGGAGGATCGCCGTGAACGGGGCGCCCGTGATCCCGGCGCTCGGGATGTTGATGATGCCCCCGAGGTGCGAACTGCCGGGCGCGGTTTGGTCGGTGTAGCTGGCCCCAAACGTCACCGTCGGCAAGAGGCCCGCTTCCGCCTGAGCCACCTGCGCCCGCGAGATCGCGACCTGGATCGCCGCCGCGCGCACCTGGAGATTCTGCTCGAGGGCCCGGCGCACCGCGTCGAGCAGCGTGAGCGGCGTGCCGCCGGAGACGGACGGCACCGGCGGGACCGCGGGGATCGGCGCCGGGGCCGGCGCGGGCGGCTGTGCGGGGGCGGGCGGGGTCTGGGCGTCCGCGGCGACCGGCAGCATGGTCATCGCGCCGAGCGCGACACACGCGATCCAACGAGCAGGCCAACTGAGCATCTCACTCCTCCTTCGAAGTGCCTGATGCCGAATCCGGCGACGACGGCCGCGCCTCGAGTCCTTGAAGGATCAGCGTGACCATCTCGCCGAGGTACTCGTCATCGTCGTGTCGCGGTTGGGCCACGTCGAGAACGTGGTGTGTCATGACATAACTCATCACCATGCGGGCGCAGATCGAGGCGGCGACCTCGATATTGACCGGCCGGAATGCCCCGGCGGCGATGCGGGCTTCAAGGTACGGGCGAAACCGGCCGACGAACGGATCGTGCAACCGCCTGAACAACTCCCGGCGCAGATCCTCGTGCAAATCGGCCTCGTGCACGACCAGCCGGATGAACGCCGCGTGCCTCGCCAGCGTCTCCACACGGTTCCGGACAAACGCGCTCAGAAACGCCCGATCGGCGCCCGGTCCGAAGGCCTCGGGGGCCGGTGGCGGGCCGTCTTCGGCGACCAGGACGATCACGCCCCGAAGCAGCTCCTGCTTGCTCGGGAAGTAGAGGTAGATCGTTCCCTCGGCCAGCCCGGCGGTGGTGGCGATCTCGCGAATCGTCGCCCCGTGAAAGCCCCGCCGACTGAACACGTCGAGCGCCGCCCGCAGAATTTGGGACCGCCGCTCACCGATGCGCGCCTCACGCGCGCTCGAGCTCAAGCGTACCATGGCATGCCGTCTCCCACCCGCGCCGCAGGCCCGGTTCCGCCGGCGTTCCACCGCGGTGACTGACCGTTCACTCATTCTATCCCCAAGTTCGGGAGAACGTTAATGGCAGCCTGACGTATGCCGGCCCGGCCTTAGTCCGCGCCGCCGGATCTCCCCGCGCCGACCCGGACGCGATCGGGCGTCTCGGCGCCCGCGCTCGAACGCGGGGTCTCGCCACTCGGGCGACGGCGACCAAACACAGTGGCCAAGAGCCGGCCGAGCGCGCGCCCGAGCCGGCGCCCCACGCCGGTCCGCTGGAGCT from bacterium includes the following:
- a CDS encoding TolC family protein, with the protein product MLSWPARWIACVALGAMTMLPVAADAQTPPAPAQPPAPAPAPIPAVPPVPSVSGGTPLTLLDAVRRALEQNLQVRAAAIQVAISRAQVAQAEAGLLPTVTFGASYTDQTAPGSSHLGGIINIPSAGITGAPFTAILPGTTTPPWALKLNFQYPLYTGNALQDQLAITRANLRGQESAFTATAEQVVLAVRQAYYNLEQSEGQVAAAQRAVDASQENVRVTDARVRVGTSPQFDLLQAQVQLAQAQQNLTKAKAAAVAAEQQLAAVINVPISSPLNTTTPMGLPAPPADVEALVTQALRQRPEIAQAQAAIQAGQAAVDLAAAGLRPNISITGGPSIVTNDLTTNAPVGWAGTIQLTLAVFDGGLTRAKVEQARQQLALAHVQDAQTRQTVEEQVRAAYLNLQQAAEQLTSARIGLTAAQEALRIATVRFQAGVGTQLEVVTAVQNLEAADFAVVQATFQYNLALAQIDQAVGTQITF
- a CDS encoding TetR/AcrR family transcriptional regulator; the encoded protein is MVRLSSSAREARIGERRSQILRAALDVFSRRGFHGATIREIATTAGLAEGTIYLYFPSKQELLRGVIVLVAEDGPPPAPEAFGPGADRAFLSAFVRNRVETLARHAAFIRLVVHEADLHEDLRRELFRRLHDPFVGRFRPYLEARIAAGAFRPVNIEVAASICARMVMSYVMTHHVLDVAQPRHDDDEYLGEMVTLILQGLEARPSSPDSASGTSKEE